The sequence taTGAGAAAACGCTTTATTACAAATTACTAATcttaatatatgattttatgaatattttataaaataaattatatattatatttcattacaaaataattaaatatgcgGGGTTGCGACTAGCTTAAGATAAAAGATCCCACTATGTGCAATGAAGACTCTGGTTTCCACTAGTTTAAAAGATGCATATTGGAAAAGGGAACTTGGTTTGGTTCTAAACGGGGGTTTCATATTGAGATGTTCTATAAGTTTGGTCTAGTTCAAACTTGGTCTAAAAGACCTCTACCTCAGGCCCCATTTACTACTTAGGCTCACACTTCAGTAGCCCATGTATTCAGAACATAGGGAGGACTCATTAAGGCATGAGAGAGTACCCTTAGGTTTATATTACTCTTAATTGAATGGTCCAATGTatttaaacaaagtaaaaatcACAAAGTTCAGAGTAAGAAAAACAGAATCAAGAAAAAGAGTTATTATTATCACTGTACAAACGACTTGCTATTAGTTTTCAACAAAGAAAAGTATAAACACTTCTAATCAAAGTAAAGGCAAACAAATAAATTTGATTTCTGATACTGTCATACAGATATCCCCATTGACAGTCTATGGCATTACATGATGCACCAAATAGGAAATTTGATTAATTTCCTTGCTCTATTACAGTCACAATGCTCAAAGTGAATTCGGCAATTGCCGCACATTAatgctttattttattgtataacaTTAGTCGAACAAACAGAActtgaaataataaaactcTCTACAAGAACCAAGTAAGAAGAACTATATTACTTGCTAACTCTATGCAAGCCTCACAAAActaaaccaaattaaaattagcAATGAAGGTTGGGCAAGATGTCACGGATGAGCCAGTCAGAAATATACTTGTACGCCTGTTGTGTCAAATGAATTCCATCCCAGATGATGCGTTTATCTGGATTTGGACAAACTGGTACATCTGGATCTCCACACCCTTTTATAAATGTAAAGTCATAATCACCTCCAGCACCACAGCAAGCTTTTTGCAAAGATTCAATATCAAATCCTATACATTGGatgcaaaccaaaaaaaaaaaatctccatcaGATTTATCTTATTATTAATATCCTTGAAGTTTATTAGAAGTAGAGAGAGACTCACCAACAAGTGAAGCATTACGGTAAACCGATTGGAAAGCATTGTAATAATCACCATATGCTACAATAactttagggttttcttttctcaaaccTTCAAGGACTTCTTTGAGTTGATCATTGTAATATATTGCGAAATCGTTCAATCCCTTTAGGCAATGAAATTCGTCATAAGCTGCAGAATTGTTGGTCTGTAATGCCGTAAGATAGATTGGTAAGCAGCCTATTGGGAAGTTACCAGGAACAACCACTCGGGTAGCACCATAACCAATGACCGTCTGGAACCAATATTATAGACAATTAGGACTCAATAATCAATCAAGtcattttgaatgaaaaatatatatataaaaaaggaatttattttgtttactaaTAAAACGTACTGTAACAGCATCCTTTATTGCTTTGAGAACTTCTGGAACCAGGTTTCTGACCTCCTCAATTGGTTTTCCTTGAGCCAATGCAAAGTTAAAATCATTCCCTCCAATTTCTCCAACCATGAATAGGGCTGTTTTAAGCTTCTCAGCACAATCTATTCAACAtcaaaagaaactttttttttaagaaaaaaaagttgaaaatatgAAGACAATAAATTTTACTTGGTATTATATATGCTTCAAATGAGAGGCTAACCTTCAGCATTGAGACAGATCCCATTGAAATATGTGGACATCCAATCCAGTTGAACATTGAGAGAGCTATTAGTAGCTACGActgaaatattcttttttacAAGAATCTCTGTGGGCAAAGCAGCTGCACCAGCTACTGCAAAATTCTTCCCATGACTGCCATTAACCAATGTGTTCCGATCCAAGTAGGGAGGGAGAAAAGGAAGTCCAGCTGCTTGAGCTGTGAAATTATAGaacataacaacaacaacaaaaaaattagtgtaACATTACTTTGACACTAATATTGGTTAATAAGGTGGTTCTGAATTCTAACATATGCAATCAAGTCAAACAAAAGACTAAAATCAACTTGCATAATGCCATAATGTACACAACCAGTAAAAAATTCAACCATAAGAAATAATACTTAGGCGGAAAACACAGAACAGAGGATTTTTTTCAAGGCTCAAACATGCATGTAGTATAAACTTTATAGTGAGCAATCAACAAGGAAGAAGCATCACAAACTAATCCCCCACCCCACTTATATCCTGTATGATAATGATAGAACTCAGATATAATCAAAACAGGATTGGGAGAgaaaaattcttatatatggGTCATTGAAACAGTATTGAATGACATTctaaagaatagagagagagagagagagagagagagagaggaaaacaTTCTTTCTGAAATATATGGAGCTTGAAAACTTTCTAAACAGTATTGTTTTTGGGGTTCTTTTGAAAGCCAACGGCAACTAATaaaaagaacccaaaaaaaaatcaacaagttTGGCCTTTATATCCATACATATAAGGAACAAAATAATTTCTGtgttcttttgaaaaaatccaacaagaagtaaaagagaacaaaattaaataaataaacatcaaCAACAAGAAGTTAGATTCTTACCAAAATAATCAATCATTAGCATCCCATTGGAGCACCGGCCAGTGGCATTGTTGACAAAGTTTTGGCCATAAGGAAGCCGAGCACACATCGAAGTTGGGACCTCACGAATTAAATTGCCAGTGTCAGAGAGCGAGTCCCCGAGTTGATATATTGCATCAAACTTGCAAACCTTAAGGGGATGAGCATCAATgcaatgaggaagaagaagaagaagaagaagaagaagagagaaagtaGTACTGAGAGtgaaaagcaaagagaaaactGCAACGGTGTTAGCCATTGCTCAAGAACAGAATTACTCGGTTATGAAACTATGAGGATTATAAATGCTAGGCTATGCTACTAATGCTAGCTTCTCAcgtcagaaaaaaaaaaaaaggaaaaaaaaatgctagctTCTGTTAACTCTGATTCTCTAGTTTTGAATGACATTTTGACTTTATCGATAGTAATTTAGTTAGCGTTTGgcttaagtaaattttttttttttactgaatatatatttttattttaaatataccaTGGTAAGTAGTAGTGAATTTTAATCCGTATATTTTATTTAGTCAGCAGTAGATATGAAAATATGGTGGACGTAGctgtaaacacaaaattttctaattgcaaaaaaattaaacaattaaaaagaaatatgggttgcaaatataaatttgtattgatgaataatgagtacaatctctatttcaattcttttacaaaaaaatatccTCTGATCCTATTTTCATTAAACTTGACTCGAATAAAGAATCTTCATGACTTTAGTTGGAAGATGGACTGAACGGTCCCAGCAAGCAAGAAAAGCTGCCAAATAAGTTTCTTTCTTAAGATCTTCAGGAACCCAAAGATCAAAAAGAGCTGTGTGTTCTTTGTCTTTCCAAGGCCCACGGTCAAGAATAAGGCCCAATGGATTTTGGCACCGTTTTGGATGGGgtactttctttacttgtttcttcgGAGTAGGATGTCTTTCATCTCCTTTAAACCGAAAAGCAATCCAATTATTGACATTTACTTTACTTTGCCTCTCCATTCGATGTTGGAGATGATGGTAGACTATAAACAAATAGCGACAACTTCGAGGCAAGTAATTTATCCCTTGATCATTAACTCCTTCAAGCTCCTTTGCAGTGGGAACcacttcatcaacaaaaagTCCTTTAATGGGAAGCCCACCAAGCTTATGCAAATCCCACGTTGTAATAGAAATTTCTCCAACCAAAAGTATGCAAAGTATTTGTCATTGGACTCCAACATTCACAAAATGCTTTCGCAAGATGGCCATTGTAATCATATGTGAAGAAGGAAGCAAAGACAGCTTTAGTGACACATGGCAAATTTCAATATGCCAATGTAATATAAATTCGAATTACACATGCCATCATTTGACTCagttaatttaataatatattaatttagaatCTGTCATTAAACTTTTGATGTGGCATAATTTGTAATTGGTTTGATAATTTTTGCCTCCTACAGTAGcatctctcacaaaaaaaatgagattcCTTTTAAAAAACGGTATGATTTATCTCCAGTACTTTTTAATAGgatctccttttgttttattgaaaaactgtcacattacccactaaataaataaaatgtggaaATTAAAATTCACTGCCACTTGTCattgtgtatttaaaacaaaatgagacattcagttaaaaaagtatttgaCGTAAGccaaattctttaaaaaagtattggagTTAAGCTAAACCCATTTATTTATAGTTAAATTCGAACataattatttcaattataGTTAAACTCGGTCATAGTAATTTTGGTTAAACTCGGAGGAAATACTAATTTTGACTTTCACCAAAagtaattttagcaatttttatgtttatcaaatactattattattattattattattattattattattattattattattattattattattattttaggataaaatactattttaaactctaaattttacctaaagtttgtttttaattcttaaacttcaagaaattcttttataattcctaaactattgaaaagtttATCTTTTGTCactaaactaataaaaatattttatttatatctttAAACTTTACTAACAACTTGTTTTTGGTCccaaaactattgaaaaattactttttttacccctatttttgtctttaaactTTGTAGAAAGAACTTTTtaagtttaaggatgaaaaacaaaattttgttaaagtttaggaaccaaaatagtattttatccaaaattttatgttacaccaaacacttgaaaatgttttgaccaaaaatattttcactaaaaacttgttacattaaaaaaaaaaaaccatatatatgatttttaaagcTTCAAAGAGTGCTGAATTCTTCTAAGAAAATAGTGTTAAATTAGCGTATTTGGTCCCTTCAGGTACCTCACAAGATCAAGCACCTGATGTGGAAGGCAGCAAATGAGGCAATCCCTACTTTATATAATCTGTGGAGACGGCAAGTGGTCCAATCGGTCTCCTGCCCTGGTTGTAATTCTGCTTGTAAGGATACTATTCATGCATTGTGGGGTTGCCCTGCTCTTATGACCGTCTGGGAAGCTGATGGTTTATGGAAGAATCTGCTCAAGtacaaattttccaaatttgCAGACTTACTTGAATTGGTTTTCACATACCAAGGTAGTTCCAACAAGGACCTTTTGGCAGTGATTTTCTAGTTGCTATGGGAGAAAAGAAATGCGGACCGTATGCGAGACAACACCTTTTGCTACCAAGATATTTGACCAAAGGGCATACGGCTAATCCGTGATTTCTCTGCTGCCCAGTTACCAAATAAAACCCATTTCCCCTCTGTGCCAGCTAGGCGACTTAGGTGGATCCCTTCCATCTCCCCGAGCTACAAAGTCAATTATGATGGGGCGATCTTCAAGGAAATTGGGGCGGCGGGTTTGGGTGTGGTCATCTGTGAAGTTGAGGGTAGCGTGATTGGTGCGTTAATGGAGAGAATTCCCCTCCCTCTCGTTGTGGCCACGGTGGAAGCTCTTGCCTGTAGATGAGCTGTCCTGTTCGCTAAGGAATTGAGTATCTTTGATGCTTCTTTTGAGGGTGATTCAGAAATAGTAACAAATGCTCTGTGTGGTGGAGGGTCTAACCATCCCGAATTTGGTATTGTCATTACGGACTCCCTTGTTCTTGCTCGTGGTTTTCGCTCTTGTAACTTTGTTCATGTAAAACGTCTAGGAAATTTAGttgcccatttccttgccaGAAATTCTAAGTCTGGCAATGAGCTTTAGGTCTGGTGTCTCGTGATGTTTTGTAATCTCTGTTTTTATCAATCTAGCAAGCCTGTGGgtctggtttctcaaaaaaaaaaatctaattaatagattagactttaattttttctaagcAAATTCTAGttattttagataatttattttctatattaatTAGTGTTGAGTTGCCACTTGAGTATTTTTAGGAACaaatcaaaaaaccaaaaatgcatctttatttaatataaatataatataataataataatagtaataaaataataataataataataataattattattattattattattattattattattattattattattattattattcaataaaagattaaaattaaattgcctttcattatttaaaaataagcaaATGAGATTGCAATTTAAGACCAAATCTATTTCGTGCACGAATTAATGTAATTCAAGATGCCAGACCTCACCACCACACACCCTTGGCgcaatggtcactccataagtattaaatgcttgtagggtgtggagGGGCAAGATTCAGAGTTTAAGTctcaaagagggagtttcacacatatatacacttagattaagctaaagtagaatttttatcttgtatcaaGATGTTAAATCTCATCTCACATAACCatgcttttaaaaatatttattctctTTGTGTGAGAGACTGTACAAAATGGAGCGTCTCTAATTTGCcatcaattttttcatttaactttatagtttatttacttatgtgaaaatttttaaaacctcTTTTTACATCATACAATAACTAACTTCCGACaactaagaaagaaacaatCTGTATAAAGTTGCATCCAAATGAACAAATACATGTTTAACCCTAgctattagcaaaaaaaaacatgtttaacCCTAGCTCATGTGATATTCTTTTTGTttcgttttgttttttgtttttttgtttttttttttttggtgtgggtaCAACACGTTAGTGTAGCATGTAATGTAAATCTCATGTGATCAAAAAAGGAAACTCATTTTCTTACTCATTTGCACTACTTCTTGGTGAATACAAATCCTATATACCATTTTTTGTGTTCCACTTTATATTCCACTAATTACAACTTGCCATGTATTTGTTCaaatttccttataaaatagccaaagtttaaaatagaaaaaaaaaaaaaaaacacatgacaAGTTATAATTGGTGAAATATAAAGTGGAACATAAAATGTGATACAGAAGATTTGTATTCCCTCTTAGTAAGGAGTCTAGTGAAAAATCTTCTTGATTGTAACTCTTGGGTTTAAGTTTTGTAAATGTCCAACTTTTCACGCTTACCTTTCACTTTAGGAGACATTTACAGtaagtgatatttttttttaaaagttagatTTTCTAAATTGGACAAACACTGTAGTAcatgagaataataaaaaaaatttgagagagtttcaatctatgacatccgctcttgatgatagctccttatcatcagaccaagatacctatcggtttttggtgtaggtgagaactgaaccccagatctcttatttagcCATCAGAAATCTTACAAgttaagctaactagaacccacgaGAATAATCAAATTCAACTAATGGCCAATATATTTaactattataataattaataatagtcAAGGAGAAGACCctaatgataatggaaatattttttttccccaagaaGAACCTCCTTCAATCCATTATATAGCAATTCATAAAACCATCAATGGTGTCtctaggatttttatttttagagtggtaattaagaaacttaaattatacaaaaattaatcaaaagagaattagaatatatcaatatcacaaaaaaaaagcatgcaaatacatgaagttttacaatgttcttatacaaataatttttttttttaagcaaaagtGACTAATAAGAAAGTAAGTGAGAACTGAGAATGCTAAGATGAAAATAATAAAGTGAAAAATAGTCTAAAATGATGATAGAGAAGATAAAAATGGAGAAAGTGAAAGAGAGCAACGAATGATATATGTTGCGATTGCGAGCCAAACCGCTAAGGATTAAAGCTCCCAGCATCACCAAGGAGCAAAGCTCTAAGCATGTCCTTGAAGAACTCACAGCCACATTCTCTCTTTTGGTATccatttttaggaaaataaaattagagattatttaattatttttataaaatgggTAGAACAAGTTACGAATTTGAATGATtaggggtttttatttttggttttttaaacaagcttttgttgaagattttgttcttttgttgttatttggtcaattttgattttatttggcctcatttttgttcttattaattttttttttaaaggagtcAATGATTATATTTGGGGGCCAGATTATTTTTGTAAGTTATGCTagagacaaaacaaaatatcacaataatttcaatattagcataccaaaaaatatatatatatccatgtGTGAGTTGGCATGCTAATTTTAagatgttgtgaaattattgtaatattttattatatccctagcattacttttatttttatgagaagtgttacatccacaatattttcacaatatatcATACGTgtttagttgttattggttcaaatttgaacttgtcactgagattacttttttgccccgacaaaaacaatcaataacaatttgcgacttagaatttgttgtgaaaatgttatagacataAGATTTCTCTATTTTGATTGAACCCAAATTCTTGAGATTATCATATTAGGTTGGTTAATATTCTTTAGGATAGACAAAACATgttaattgaaatataattatgtatatactttttttttggcaagtataatatatatatatatatatatattttttttttttttggaaaaattaggGTGTTCCTATGACTACCCTGACTACAATGTGTATCGGCCCTAGAAAACCATTCACgtgaaataaaattatatctcaTTAAATCATTTTAACAAGTTCATAAATCATTAAAACTGATTTTTAGTAAGTTCATAACTCAGTAAAACGTGACAAACTTTTCATGGGTAGTTGTTTGAATTTGTACTCGCAAATACAACACCTACAAGACTAACCATAAAAACCCTAAGATTGTAGTACCTGCATTACAAGTAGAATTAGAGTCATTTTTCTGCATATTCCAAAAGTACATTGGTAGCTGGGTCCTATAATTGGTTTGAAAATGTTGGGTCATAACTCATAATATCTCTACAGCCGCGTTATActctttgttctcttttttctctcattagACAAAACCATATGGAAGCTGAGAACATAGAAAggcaaaatattattttgaagtCGGGAGTATTAGAACTTTATTACTTGCTAACTCTATGCAAGCCCCACAAAActaaaccaaattaaaattagcAATGAAGGTTGGGCAAGACGTCACGGATGAGCCAGTCAGAAATATACTTGTACGCCTGTTGTGTCAAATGAATTCCATCCCAGATGATGCGTTTATCTGGATTTGGACAAACTGGTACATCTGGATCTCCACACCCTTTTGTAAGTGTAAAGTCATAATCACCTCCAGCACCACAGCAAGCTTTTTGCAAAGATTCAATATCAAATCCTATACATTGGGcgcaatccaaaaaaaaaaagaaatttctcCATCAGATTTATCTTATTATTAATCTCCTTGAAGTTTATTAGAAGTAGAGAGAGACTCACCAAGAAGTAAAGCATTACGGTAAACCGATTGGAAAGCATTGTAATAATCACCGTATGCTACAGCAACTTTaggattttcttttctcaaaccTTCAAGGGCTTGTTTGAGTTGATCATTGTAATATATTGTGAAATCGTTCAATCCCTTTAGGCAATGAAATTCGTCATAAGCTGCAGAATTGTTGGTCTGTAATGCCGTAAGATAGATTGGTAAGCAGCCTATTGGGAAGTTACCAGGAACAACCACTCGGGTAGCACCATAACCAATGACCGTCTGGAACCAATATTATAGACAATTAGGACTCAATAATCAATCAAGtcattttgaatgaaaaaaatatatataaaaaggaatCTATTTTGTTTACTAATAAAACGTACTGTAACAGCATCCTTTATTGCCTTGACAACTTCTGGAACCAGGTTTCTGACCTCCTCAATTGATTTGCCTTGAAGCAATGCAAAGTTAAAATCATTCCCTCCAATTTCTCCAACCATGAATAGGGCTGTTTTAAGCTTCTCAGCACAATCTATTCAACAtcaaaagaaacttttttttaagaaaaaaaagttgaaattatGAAGACAATGAATTTTACTCGGTATTATATATGCTTCAAATGAGAGGCTAACCTTCAGCATTGAGACAGATCCCATTGAAATATGTGGACATCCAATCCATTTGAACATTGAGAGAGCTATTAGTAGCTACGActgaaatattcttttttacAAGAATCTCTTTGGGAAAGCAGCTGCTCCAGCTACTGCAAAATTCTTCCCATGACTACCATTAACCAATGTGTTCCGATTCAAGtagggaaggagaaaatgaagtCCAGCTGCTTGAGCTGTGAAATTATAgaacataaccaaaaaaaaataaaaataaaaataaaaattagtataaCATTACTTTGACACTAATATTGGTTAATAAGGTGTGAAAGCAAGTACTAACAATCAGAGGACACAAACTTTGAAAATAGAGGAAGACGAAGATAACGGCTAGTTATCAACGGCTAGTTCTTGATACAATATCGTTTTCACTTAG comes from Castanea sativa cultivar Marrone di Chiusa Pesio chromosome 3, ASM4071231v1 and encodes:
- the LOC142628595 gene encoding GDSL esterase/lipase At5g03980-like; the protein is MDLGSDTMKRRLKLAKRTTMAEKITNRVKSWEEFCSSWSSCFPKEILVKKNISVVATNSSLNVQMDWMSTYFNGICLNAEDCAEKLKTALFMVGEIGGNDFNFALLQGKSIEEVRNLVPEVVKAIKDAVTTVIGYGATRVVVPGNFPIGCLPIYLTALQTNNSAAYDEFHCLKGLNDFTIYYNDQLKQALEGLRKENPKVAVAYGDYYNAFQSVYRNALLLGFDIESLQKACCGAGGDYDFTLTKGCGDPDVPVCPNPDKRIIWDGIHLTQQAYKYISDWLIRDVLPNLHC
- the LOC142629605 gene encoding acetylajmalan esterase 1-like is translated as MANTVAVFSLLFTLSTTFSLLLLLLLLLPHCIDAHPLKVCKFDAIYQLGDSLSDTGNLIREVPTSMCARLPYGQNFVNNATGRCSNGMLMIDYFAQAAGLPFLPPYLDRNTLVNGSHGKNFAVAGAAALPTEILVKKNISVVATNSSLNVQLDWMSTYFNGICLNAEDCAEKLKTALFMVGEIGGNDFNFALAQGKPIEEVRNLVPEVLKAIKDAVTTVIGYGATRVVVPGNFPIGCLPIYLTALQTNNSAAYDEFHCLKGLNDFAIYYNDQLKEVLEGLRKENPKVIVAYGDYYNAFQSVYRNASLVGFDIESLQKACCGAGGDYDFTFIKGCGDPDVPVCPNPDKRIIWDGIHLTQQAYKYISDWLIRDILPNLHC